TTGACGATGGCCATAACGTCGATGTGACGTGAATCCCCCTCGGCTCCCGCTCGGGTCCCGCTCGGCCCCGCCCGGGGTCCCTCCACAGGCCGCTGTCGGCGCCCACGGGCATGTGCGAGCATGAAGACAGAAGTGAAAACGCCCCAACGCGACTGCCCGGCCCGGAATGAATCCGCGGAAGTGCCGGTTGCACTCGTCGGCAAGCAGTCTCCGTACAACCCGGGAGAGATGTAGATGTCCGTATCGGACGAGACCACCACCGTCACCGACGGCATCATCCTGACCGACGCCGCCGCGGCCAAGGTCAAGGCCCTGCTCGACCAGGAAGGCCGCGACGACCTCGCGCTGCGGGTCGCCGTCCAGCCCGGCGGCTGCTCCGGCCTGCGCTACCAGCTCTTCTTCGACGAGCGCTCGCTCGACGGTGACGTGGAGAAGGACTTCGGCGGGGTCAAGGTCGTCACGGACCGCATGAGCGCTCCGTACCTCGGCGGCGCCACCATCGACTTCGTGGACACGATCGAGAAGCAGGGCTTCACCATCGACAACCCGAACGCGACGGGCTCCTGCGCCTGCGGCGACTCCTTCAGCTGAGCCGACGGCCACGGCCTGACGGTATGAGAAAGGCGGCCCCCGGACAGGGGGCCGCCTTTCGTCGTACGCGGACGCCGTACGACCGTCACCGCTCTGCCCGCGGAGCGCCCTGCGGGATCCGGGCACCGTCGTCACCGACCACCGCCCGCCCGCCGAGCGGAGCAGCCAGCCGTACGGTCTTCACGTACTCCTTGGCGATCAGTACGCACACCTTGTCCGGCCAGGGACGCTCGGTGACGGTCACGGTCACCCGTTCCCCGCCCTCCTTCGCCGCCACCGTGTAGTCGGCGCACACCCCGCCGTAGAAGCTCACGGCCAGGTCCCGGCCCTCGGCCGTGTAGCCGGTGACCTTCACATTCCGGGGCGCCCCGGATGCGGCAGGCGCCGAGGGCGTGGCGGCGGACGCCAGATACCTCGGATCGACCGCCGGATACGAAACCGTGGACGCGGCCTCGCCGGCAGGCCCCCGCACCTCGAACAACCAGGACGGCACCAGCGTCTGCCGCCCGGCCACGGAGTGCGCCGACAGCCCGAACACCGCCTTCTCCACGCCGGCCCGGTCGGCCCCCTGGTCCGTCCCCGCCGTCGGCACCCCCGTCGAGGCGCCGCAGGGCTGCTCCAGCCGGTCCTTCAGCGGCATCGGACTGGCACAGCCGCCGATGCCCATCCGGTGGTCGCTCTTGGGCGCCGCGTTCATCAGCTTCAGCGTCTTCGCGGCGCTCAGCACGGGATACGTGTCGCCCTTCACCGGCGACCCGAGCAGCCCGTGCCCGCCGACCAGCTCGCCCTGCCGGTCCACGGTCAGACCGGTCGTCCAGCCGTACGTCGGCAGCCCGCCGACCACCGGCTCGGCGTTGACCACCCGCTGGGCGCCCATGACCTGGCTCGCGTCGATCTTCGCGTCGTCCAGTCCGGCCGCCTTCAGCACCGAAGTGGCGGCCTCGGTCGCCTTCCGCACGCTCACCGGCGCGCCGGCCGGGCCCATCGGGTCGTGCGCACAGAGGACACCCTTCTTGCAGTCGTCGGTGCCCGGCGCGTACCGGCTGTAGGTCCAGCTGCCCGGCGCGTCCCGGTTCACCTGCAGGCTGGGCCCTGAGCCGTCCCTGCCGCCGACCCGCCAGACCGCTCCCTCGGCCACCGGCGTGCCGTCGATGCCGAGGGCCTTGGCCAGCCGCGCCACCGCGTCCTTGCCGACCTCGCCCTTGGGTGCGTACACCGGTGCCGAGCCGGGGCCGGCCGGCAGGTCGCCCTCGGCGACGTACGTCGCGCCGTACGGGTCCGGCTCGCCCGCGGCGATGCCGCCCGTGCCGCTGAAGCCGTCCAGTGCGAGCGGCGGGGGAGTGGCACCGCCACCGGCCGAGCCCGGGGCGGCGCTGCGACCGCCCGCCGCGAGATAGGCGCCACCGCCGCCGACCAGCAGCACAGCGGCGGCGACGCAGATCACGGCGAGCCGCGAGCGCCCCCGGCCCGCCTGCCCGCCCTCCGTGCCGTCGGCGCCGTCGGCGCCGTCCGCCGGTGTGCTCGCCGGCTCGGGCTTTCCGGAGTCCTCGCGGCCCGCCGGGCTCGCTGCGCTCCCGGTGTCCCCCGTGCTCCCTGCGCTCTCGGCATGCTCGGAGCCCTCGGGGTGCTCGCGGTTCTCGGGTCGCTCGGTGTTCACCGCATCGCTCCTCGCTGGTCGTATCCCGCATCCCCCGCGTGGGGGACGGCGATGGGACGCGGGAGGGGAGCGTGCGGTTCCCTGCGAAACGCGCCCCCGCGTCAGTCGCCGTAGTCCGACATCGCGTCCAGCAGCCGCGCGGACCTCGCCGGCACGGTGACCCCGTGGATCAGGGACAGCGGCACCGGCCGGGACTCGGCGCGCTCGGGAGCCGCCCAGTGCGCGGCCATCCGGGCGCAGTCGCCGCGCAGCACGGCGAGATCGCCCTCGAGATCACCCTCGAGGCCGGCGGGAGCGGTGGGGCGGAACTTGAGGTTCGTCATGCTGGCACCGTAGGCCTGCTCGAGGCCGCGAAGAAAGATCTACTATCGGGTAGTTTCGCCAGCTACAGCGGCGGCGGCCAACCGGGTAGCGTGAACTGTCAATCCAGCCTCCCGCAGGAGATTCCCCGTCGTGCGCATCGCAGTCACCGGCTCCATCGCCACTGACCACCTCATGACCTTCCCCGGCCGTTTCGCGGATCAGTTCGTCGCGGACCAGCTGCACACGGTTTCGCTCTCCTTCCTCGTCGACAACCTGGACGTCCGCCGCGGCGGCGTCGCCGCGAACATCGCCTTCGGCATGGGCCAGCTCGGCACCGCACCGATCCTGGTCGGTGCCGCCGGCGCCGACTTCGACGAGTACCGGGCCTGGCTCGACCGGCACGGTGTGGACACCGAGTCGGTCCGGATCTCCGAGACCCTGCACACCGCCCGCTTCGTGTGCACCACCGACGCCGACCACAACCAGATCGGCTCGTTCTACACCGGCGCGATGAGCGAGGCCCGCCTCATCGAGCTGAAGACCGTCGCCGACCGCGTGGGCGGCCTCGACCTGGTCCTCATCGGCGCCGACGACCCGGAGGCGATGCTCCGCCACACCGAGGAGTGCCGCTCCCGCGCGATCCCCTTCGCCGCCGACTTCTCCCAGCAGATCGCCCGGATGGACGGCGACGAGATCCGTCTGCTGCTGGACGGGGCGACGTACCTGTTCTCCAACGAGTACGAGAAGGGCCTCATCGAGACCAAGACCGGCTGGAACGACGCCGAGATCCTGGGCCGGGTCGGCCACCGCGTCACCACGCTCGGCGCGCGCGGCGTGCGCATCGAGCGGGCCGGCGAGGACCCGGTCGAGGTCGGCTGCCCCGAGGAGGAGCTCAAGGCCGACCCCACGGGTGTCGGCGACGCCTTCCGCGCGGGATTCCTGTCGGGACTGGCCTGGGGGGTTCCGCTGGAGCGCGCCGCTCAGGTGGGGTGCATGCTGGCGACGCTCGTCATCGAGACGGTGGGGACGCAGGAGTACCGGTTGCGGCGGGCGCACTTCATGGAGCGGTTCGTGAAGGCGTACGGGGACGATGCCGGGCAGGAGGTCCAGGCGCACCTGGGCTGAGCCGCGACTCCGGGGGGCTCCACCCCCCCGGACCCGCCTTCAGCTCACCCGGCGTACGACATACGCCGTCCCCTGCTCCGCCGGCTCCTCCCCGACGTACTCCTGCCCCCGCATCTCGCACCACGCCGGGATGTCCAGGCGGGCCGCCTCGTCGTCGGAGAGGACGCGGATCGTGCCGCCCACCGGTACCTGGCCGAACACCTTGGCCAGTTCGATGACCGGGATCGGGCAGCGCTTGCCCAGGGAGTCGACGACGAGTTCCGCCGGACCCGCCGCGGTGGCCGCGGCCGTCGGTGCGCCCAGCTTCTCGCGGACCCCGGCCACGGCTCCCGGCAGCACCGCCAGGAACCGCTCCACGTCCTCCTCGGCCGTCCCCATCGGCAGGGACACCCGTACGTTCCCCTCGCTCAGCACGCCCATCGCCCTCAGCACATGGCTGGGTGTCAGGGTGCTGCTCGTGCAGGAGGAGCCGGAGGAGACCGAGAAGCCCTGCCGGTCCAGCTCGTGCAGCAGCGCCTCGCCGTCGACGTAGAGGCAGGAGAAGGTGACGATCCCGGGCAGCCGCCGCTCGGGATCGCCGACGACCTCCACGTCCGGCACCAGCCGTGGCACCCGCGCCCGGATCCGCTCCGTCAGCTCCCGCAGCCGTACCGCCTCCTGGGCCGCCTCGGCGCGCACCGCCCGCAGGGAGGCCGCCGCCGCCACGATCGCCGGGATGTTCTCGAACCCGGGTGCCCGCCCCGACTCCCGCTCGTCGACGGGCCCTTGGGCGGCGAACCGCACCCCCTTGCGTACGACGAGCAGCCCGACCCCGGACGGCCCGCCCCACTTGTGCGCGCCGGCCGTGAGCAGCGACCAGTCGCCCTCGACGGGCTCCCATCCCAGCGACTGCGCCGCGTCCACCAGCAGCGGCACCCCGGCGGCCCGGCACACCTCGGCCACCTCGGCGACCGGCTGCACGGTCCCCACCTCGTGGTTGGCCGACTGCAGACACGCCAGCGCGGTGTCCGGGCGCAGGGCGGCGCCGTAGCCCGAGGGCTGAACGGCACCCGCCCGGTTCACCGGCACCTGGGTCACCGTCCCGCCGTCCGCCTCGAACGCCTCCGCCGAATGGAGTACGGAGGAGTGTTCGACGGACGACACGATCAGGTGGCGTCCGATCCGCCGCCGCCCGGCCAACGCCCCCGCGACACCCGTGTGTACGGCCCGCGTGCCGGAGGAGGTGAAGACCAGTTCGTCGGCTCGGCAGCCGATCGCCTCGGCGGCCGCTTCACGTGCGGCATCGAGCAGCAGACGGGCCTTGCGTCCCTCCCGGTAGAGGCGCGTGGGATCGGCCCATCCCTCATCCAGGGAGGCCATCAAGGCCTGCCGGGCCACGGGATGCAGAGGAGCGCCGGACGCGGCGTCAAAGTAGGACACACAGCAACGTTAAAGCTTCCGGCAAGTGGTCAGGGGCGCGGGGAACCGCGCGGGAGCCACCGACCGGTCCACAGCCGCAAACGCACCGAAACCACCCGAGCTCCCGGGCGCTTTCGGGTGACCCCTAGCGCGTATGCCCCCCTCCCCGCGAACCCCCGGAGGGCGTCGGCTAGGGTTTGGTCCGCATAAACATCCAAACCCCTGCCCGACGCAGGGCGGC
Above is a genomic segment from Streptomyces fodineus containing:
- a CDS encoding iron-sulfur cluster assembly accessory protein, which codes for MSVSDETTTVTDGIILTDAAAAKVKALLDQEGRDDLALRVAVQPGGCSGLRYQLFFDERSLDGDVEKDFGGVKVVTDRMSAPYLGGATIDFVDTIEKQGFTIDNPNATGSCACGDSFS
- a CDS encoding carbohydrate kinase family protein; this translates as MRIAVTGSIATDHLMTFPGRFADQFVADQLHTVSLSFLVDNLDVRRGGVAANIAFGMGQLGTAPILVGAAGADFDEYRAWLDRHGVDTESVRISETLHTARFVCTTDADHNQIGSFYTGAMSEARLIELKTVADRVGGLDLVLIGADDPEAMLRHTEECRSRAIPFAADFSQQIARMDGDEIRLLLDGATYLFSNEYEKGLIETKTGWNDAEILGRVGHRVTTLGARGVRIERAGEDPVEVGCPEEELKADPTGVGDAFRAGFLSGLAWGVPLERAAQVGCMLATLVIETVGTQEYRLRRAHFMERFVKAYGDDAGQEVQAHLG
- a CDS encoding cysteine desulfurase/sulfurtransferase TusA family protein codes for the protein MSYFDAASGAPLHPVARQALMASLDEGWADPTRLYREGRKARLLLDAAREAAAEAIGCRADELVFTSSGTRAVHTGVAGALAGRRRIGRHLIVSSVEHSSVLHSAEAFEADGGTVTQVPVNRAGAVQPSGYGAALRPDTALACLQSANHEVGTVQPVAEVAEVCRAAGVPLLVDAAQSLGWEPVEGDWSLLTAGAHKWGGPSGVGLLVVRKGVRFAAQGPVDERESGRAPGFENIPAIVAAAASLRAVRAEAAQEAVRLRELTERIRARVPRLVPDVEVVGDPERRLPGIVTFSCLYVDGEALLHELDRQGFSVSSGSSCTSSTLTPSHVLRAMGVLSEGNVRVSLPMGTAEEDVERFLAVLPGAVAGVREKLGAPTAAATAAGPAELVVDSLGKRCPIPVIELAKVFGQVPVGGTIRVLSDDEAARLDIPAWCEMRGQEYVGEEPAEQGTAYVVRRVS